One genomic segment of Anguilla anguilla isolate fAngAng1 chromosome 2, fAngAng1.pri, whole genome shotgun sequence includes these proteins:
- the LOC118220401 gene encoding uncharacterized protein LOC118220401: protein MEGVDSEWNNDTGAVKSQMESLNNDSGYQSDTSEQAGLMGNLPVSADGRRLSTTYTLQAAESKPLVLCGIESMTLVANTREYNNLKVDGVSDAPLYLSELPSSCGHTFKMTPNNLVLKTPYDGCFIAKKGDKYIMPLLWWESPVNISCPVTVTPTPFPPPPPPPLPFPPPYLFHPPVICAPFGMNLNLEGGLNAAERFEVELGGKKVPFLSSQCGYHVIGNPGQPIIHVPYSACGMKMKDGMHVLSLYSGKTGKIFACPLSLISSPLFSHSVVPIYGHSSPSAGPQACIKWLFQVAHL, encoded by the exons ATGGAAGGAGTGGACTCGG AGTGGAACAACGACACTGGTGCCGTTAAGTCTCAAATGGAATCTCTGAACAACGACAGTGGATACCAGTCTGACACGTCAGAACAAGCAG GGCTGATGGGAAATTTGCCAGTTTCAGCTGATGGCAGAAGACTATCCACCACATACACCCTTCAAGCAGCTGAATCAAAGCCTCTCGTACTATGTGGGATTGAGTCCATGACACTGGTGGCAAATACAAGGGAATACAACAATTTGAAGGTAGATGGCG tGAGTGATGCCCCCCTTTACCTGTCTGAGTTGCCCTCTTCCTGTGgacacacttttaaaatgacGCCAAATAATCTTGTCTTAAAGACGCCCTATGATGGATGCTTTATTGCAAAAAAG ggTGATAAGTACATCATGCCATTGCTCTGGTGGGAGAGCCCTGTGAACATATCCTGCCCTGTCACAGTAACCCCGActccctttcctcctcctcctcctcctcctctgcctttCCCCCCTCCTTATCTCTTTCATCCCCCTGTCATCTGCGCCCCTTTTGGTATGAATCTGAACCTTGAAGGAGGGCTGAATGCAGCCGAGAGGTTTGAGGTCGAGT TGGGGGGCAAGAAGGTGCCCTTTTTATCCTCACAATGTGGCTACCATGTAATTGGTAACCCTGGACAACCGATCATACATGTTCCATATAGTGCGTGTGGGATGAAAATGAAG gATGGAATGCATGTCCTCTCCCTTTATTCTGGAAAGACAGGGAAGATCTTTGCTTGTCCTCTATccctcatctcctctcctctattCTCACATTCTGTTGTACCAATTTACGGCCATTCCAGCCCTTCTGCTGGTCCTCAG GCATGCATCAAATGGCTTTTCCAGGTTGCACACCTTTAG
- the zgc:101679 gene encoding 40-kDa huntingtin-associated protein — MNMAAEGDFLMRYRAVSNKLKKRFLRKPNVAEASEQFGQLAKELKQQDCLQYAAFCNLAMARCEQTLFNAPGEALALTEAARLFLLSERENRSLRAPGFDEHLQAALNCYSFAVKVYIEMNQPVMAASLSLELGNALKEMNRHGEAIVHYQRAAELQAQTPIESLLSLGEMASCKILTRDYDGALAVLTEMQYMCQERGLQLPGTNTPVGAFLDIVARCEISRVLLLMLLEPPPQKLLPEHAQTLERYAWESFDSHSQVTFLPENVFLLLQSVVMACQEKDTESLKSLQTELWPLLSAEQNHLLHLVLQERITPSGQGI; from the exons ATGAACATGgctgcggaaggtgatttcctgATGCGTTATCGAGCAGTAtccaataaattaaaaaa ACGATTTCTTCGAAAGCCAAATGTTGCCGAGGCCAGCGaacagtttg GTCAGTTGGCCAAAGAGCTCAAACAGCAGGACTGTCTGCAGTACGCTGCATTCTGTAACCTGGCCATGGCAAG GTGTGAGCAGACGTTGTTCAATGCCCCAGGGGAGGCCCTTGCGCTCACAGAGGCGGCCCGGCTGTTCCTGCTCTCCGAGCGGGAGAACCGCTCACTGCGAGCCCCAGGCTTTGACGAGCACCTTCAGGCCGCACTCAATTGCTACAGCTTCGCAGTCAAG GTGTACATAGAAATGAACCAGCCAGTGATGGCTGCTAGTCTCTCCCTAGAGCTGGGAAATGCTCTGAAG GAGATGAACAGACACGGAGAGGCCATAGTTCACTATCAGAGGGCCGCGGAGCTGCAAGCACAGACCCCTATCGAGTCTCTGCTTTCTCTTGGGGAAATGGCCTCCTGCAAAATTCTGACGC gtgacTACGACGGCGCGCTAGCTGTGCTGACTGAGATGCAGTACATGTGTCAGGAGAGGGGGTTGCAGCTGCCTGGTACCAACACACCTGTGG GGGCATTTTTGGATATTGTGGCCAGATGTGAGATCTCTAGAGTGCTTCTGCTCATGCTGTTAGAG CCTCCACCGCAGAAGCTGCTGCCGGAGCACGCTCAGACCCTGGAGAGATACGCCTGGGAGTCCTTCGATTCTCACAGCCAGG TGACATTCCTGCCGGAGAACGTCTTCTTGCTTCTGCAGTCGGTGGTG ATGGCCTGCCAGGAGAAAGACACAGAATCTCTGAAATCTCTACAGACTGAACTGTG GCCCCTGCTCTCCGCAGAACAGAACCACCTGCTTCACCTGGTGCTCCAGGAGCGCATCACCCCTTCAGGCCAGGGCATTTAG
- the emp1 gene encoding epithelial membrane protein 1, giving the protein MLVLLAGIFIFHIITIILLLIATIDNAWWVTKELSTDVWGQWMMVNGAWKYTDIPVSDLQDYLHAVQASAVLACVFSILGLFVFVAQLFTLGKGQRFTFSGVFQLIACLCIMIAASIYADVFHKEEKSASYGHCFTIAWICFVFTFISSVIYFVLRKKSE; this is encoded by the exons ATGTTAGTACTCCTGGCTGGAATCTTCATCTTCCACATTATCACCATCATCCTTCTCCTCATCGCCACAATTGACAAT GCCTGGTGGGTCACGAAAGAACTTTCCACAGACGTGTGGGGTCAGTGGATGATGGTCAATGGAGCCTGGAAATACACTGACATTCCTGTCAGTGACCTTCAAG ATTACCTCCATGCGGTGCAGGCCAGTGCAGTGCTGGCCTGTGTGTTCTCCATCCTgggcctgtttgtgtttgtggctcAGCTCTTCACCCTGGGCAAAGGGCAGCGCTTTACCTTCTCCGGAGTCTTCCAGCTCATCGCCT GCCTGTGCATAATGATCGCTGCCTCCATCTACGCTGACGTCTTCCACAAAGAGGAGAAGAGCGCCTCGTACGGACACTGCTTCACCATTGCCTGGATCTGCTTCGTCTTCACCTTCATCTCCAGCGTCATCTACTTTGTCCTACGAAAGAAGAGCGAGTGA